In Salipiger sp. CCB-MM3, the genomic stretch ATCTGCCGATGGTGCAGGCCGCCGCGATGATCTTTGGCGCCGCTTACGTGATCCTCAACATGATCGCCGACATCGCCGCCATCGCGCTCAACCCCCGCCTGCGCCACCCGCGCGGAAAGGAGGCGTAAGATGAGCCGTCTTTCCAATATCCCGCTGACCGGCTGGATCGGCATGGCGCTGATCGCCGCCAATGCGATCCTGTTCCTCTTCGGCCCGATCCTCGCGCCCTTCGGACAGGAAGAGATCGTCGGCATGCCCTTCGACATGCCGCAGCCGGGCCATCCGCTGGGCTTTGATCAGAACGGCCGCGACATGCTCTCGCGTCTGCTCTATGGCGCACAAATGTCGATCGGCATCTCGCTGGCCGCCGTGTGCCTCTCGTTCGCCATCGGCGTGCCGCTCGGCATTCTTGCGGCGATCCGGGGCGGCTGGCTTGATCTGGTGCTGTCGCGCGTCGTCGACACCGTCATGTCGATCCCGGTGCTGATCTCGGCGCTGGTGGTGCTGCAGGCGCTCGGCTCGTCGCTGCCGGTGCTGATCGTCACCATCGCCTGTCTCGACAGCACCCGCGTCTTCCGCCTCGCTCGTCTGGTGGCGCAGGGGATCAACGTGATGGAATACGCAGAGGTCGCCCGCCTGCGTGGCGAAGGCCTTGGCTGGATGATCCGCCGCGAGATTCTGCCCAACGCGCTGCCGCCGCTGGTGGCCGAGTTCGGCATGCGCTTTTGCTTCACCTTCCTCTTCGTCGCGGGGCTTTCCTACCTCGGGCTTGGCGTGCAGCCACCCTTCGCCGATTGGGGCGGGATGGTGCGCGACAACCAGCAGGGCATCCTTTACGGGCTCTACGCGCCGCTCTTCCCCGCCGCCGCCATCGCGCTGGTGACCATCGGGGTGAACCTCACCGTCGACTGGCTGCTGGCCGGCCACACCACCGTGCAGGGAGACAACCGATGAGCGATATCCTTCGTATCCGCGACCTGCGCGTCGCCACCGCCGAGGGGGTGGAGCTGCTGCATGGCGTGTCGCTCGACCTCGAGCAAGGCGAGATCCTCGGCCTGATCGGCGAAAGCGGCGCGGGCAAATCGACCATCGGCCTTGCGTCGATGGGCTATGGGCGCGGCGGCTGCCGGATCACCGGCGGCAGCATTGAACTGGCGGGCCACGATCTGGCGTCGTCAACAAGGTCCGAGCGCGAGGCCGTGCGCGGCGCGCGCATCGCCTATGTGGCGCAGAGCGCGGCGGCGGCCTTCAACCCCGCGCACCGGCTGGAACGGCAGATCATGGAAGGCCCGCTGCGGCACGGCCTGATGAGCGCCGGTGAGGCCCGCGCCTGGATGATCGAGCTGTTTACCGCGCTCGGCCTGCCCGAGCCCGAAACCTTCGGTCGCCGCTACCCGCATCAGGTCTCTGGCGGGCAGCTGCAGCGGGCGATGGTCGCCATGGCCATGTCCTGCAAGCCCGACATCCTCGTGCTCGACGAGCCGACCACGGCGCTCGACGTGACCACGCAGATCGAGGTGCTGCTGCTGCTGCGTGAGACGATCCGCAAATACGGCACTTCGGCGCTCTACATCACCCATGATCTCGCGGTGATCGCGCAGGTCGCCGACCGGCTGATGGTTCTGCGCCACGGCGCCGAGGTCGAGACCGGGACCACCGAGCAGATCCTGAGCGCCCCGCGCGAGGAGTACACGCAGCGGCTGGTCTCGGAACGGCAAGCGAGCCTCAACGCCGAGGCGGGGGCGCATCACCGTACCGGCGAAGAGATCCTGCGGGTGGATCACGTCTCTGCCGCCTACGGCAAGACGCCTGTGCTGCATGACGTCGATCTGTCGGTGAAACGCGGCGAGACCGTCGCCATCGTCGGCGAGTCCGGTTCGGGCAAATCCACGCTGGCGCGGCTGGTCGCGGGGCTTTTGCCCCCTTCGGCGGGGCAGGTGCAGTTCGACGGACAGGCGCTTCCGACAAGCTACCGCAAGCGCGGCCCGGATCTGCTGCGCCGCATCCAGCTGATCTATCAGCTTCCCGACGTGGCGCTGAACCCGCGCCAGACCGTAGCCGAGACCATCGGCCGCCCGCTGCAGACCTTCCGCGGGCTGAAGGGCAGGGCGCAACGGGACAAGGTCGCGCGGCTTCTGGATCTGATCGGCCTGCCCGCCGAGATGGCCGGGCGTTTGCCCGGTGCCCTGTCCGGTGGGCAGAAACAGCGCGTCTGCATCGCCCGTGCGCTTGCCGCAGAGCCTGATCTGATGATCTGCGACGAGGTCACCTCGGCGCTCGATCCGCTGGTCGCCGAGGACATCCTGCGCCTGCTGCGCAAGCTGCAGGACGAGCTTGGCATGACCTACCTCTTCATCACCCACGATCTGTCGGTGGTGCGCCGCCTCGCTGACCGCACGGTGGTCATGCAGAAGGGCCGGATCGTCGAAGAGGCGGACACCGCCACGCTGTTTGACGCGCCGCGCGATTCCTACACCCGCAAGCTGCTGGACTCGGTGCCGCAGCTGGATCGTGGGTGGCTCGACAAGGTGCTGGCCGCCCGCGCGTCCTGACCCGAACACACATCTGAATACACACGATAAACGGAAGTCATCATGGCCACCGAATTCATCGAACACGTCTGGATCCCCATGGCCGACGGCACGCGCCTGAGCGCCCGGCTGTTCCTGCCCGAGGGCGCCCGCAGCCACGCGGTTCCGGCGGTTCTGGAATACATCCCCTATCGCAAGCGCGACGGCACCCGTGGCCGCGACGAGGCAATGCACGGCTATTTCGCCGAGAATGGCTATGCCGCTGTGCGCGTCGACATCCGCGGTACCGGCGAGTCCGAGGGCCATATGGCCGACGAATACCTCGAGCTGGAACAGGACGACGCCTGCGAGGTCATCGCATGGATCGCGGCGCAGGACTGGTGCGACGGCAACGTCGGGATGATGGGCAAAAGCTGGTCGGGCTTCAACGCGCTGCAGGTCGCGGCGCGGCGGCCTCCGGCGCTGAAGGCGATCATCACCTGCTACTCCACCGATGACCGGTTCAAGGACGACATTCACTTTATGAATGGCTGCCTGCTGAACGACAACTTCTGGTGGGGCTCGATCATGATGGGCTATCAGGCTCGTCCGCTCGATCCCGAAGTGGTTGGCGAAAGCTGGCGCGAGGACTGGCAGAAGCGTCTGGAAACGCTGCCCTTCTTCCCCGCGATGTGGGCCGAGCACCAAAGCTATGACGCCTATTGGAAGCACGGCTCGGTGCAAGAGGATTACGCGGCGATCCAATGCCCGGTGATGGTCGTCGGCGCTTGGGCCGACAGCTACACCAACTCCGTCCCGCGCCTGCTCGAGAACCTTTCGGTGCCCACCCGTGGCATCATCGGGCCGTGGGGGCACGTCTACCCGCAAGACGGCGTGCCTGGCCCGGCGATCGGCTTCCTGCAGGAGGCGGTGCGCTGGTGGGACCAATGGCTCAAGGGCGAGGACAGCGGCGTGATGGAGGAGCCCAAGCTGCGCGCCTACATCAACGATCCCATCGCGCCCGACACCTCGCGCCCCGATCAGCCGGGCCGTTGGGTCGGCTCCGACTGGCCCCTCGCCGAGCCGATGCGCGCCATGCATCTGACACCCGGCGGCGCGCTCATCGATGCACCGGAAGAGGGCGGGCTGCTGCCGATCCGCTCGCCGCAAAGCCACGGGATTGCCTCGGGCGAATGGATGGGCGTCGGTTGCCCGGGTGAGATGCCCGCCGACCAGCGCATCGAGGATGGCGGCGCGCTGGTGTTCGAGACCGAGGTGCTGCAGGACGATCTGGAAATCCTCGGCGTGCCCGAACTGGACCTGCATCTCGCCTCCGACAAACCGGTGGCGCAGGTGGTGGTGCGCCTTGGCGACGTTGCCCCCGACGGCAAGGTCACCCGCGTCAGCTATCAGGTGCTGAACCTCACGCACCGCAACGGCCATGAGACGCCCGAGGCACTGGTGCCGGGTCAATTCGAGACGGTGAAGGTCAAGCTCTCGACCTGCGGCCACCGCTTTGCCGCGGGCCACAAGCTGCGCATCTCGGTGGGCACCGCCTATTGGCCGATCATCTGGCCCGCGCCCGAGGCCGCCACGCTGACCATCGACACCGCACGCAGCCTGTTGCATCTGCCGCAGCGCGCGGGCGGCGATGCGCATCCCGGCTTCGAACCTCCGGCGCATGGTCCGGCCTGCCCGATCACCATGATCCGGCCCGCCAAGCTCGAGCGCCACGTGACCACCGACTATCTCACCGGCGAGGTCACCTATGTGACGAACGGCGAGGGCGGGCTCTTCGGCGAGGGGGTGCTGCGCTTCGACGAGATCGGCACGGTGCTCTCGCACAGCCTGCGCCGCGAGTTGACCATCCATCCCGAGGATCCCACCTCGGCGCGCTACAAGCTGCATCAGGACTATGAGATGGGGCGCGACGGCTGGATGACCCGCTCGTTGCTTGATGGCGAGATGACCTGCGACGCCGAGACCTTCTTCCTCAAGGCCACCATGGTCGTGACGCTGAACGGCGAAGAGGTGTTTGCCAAGACATGGGACGAGGCGATCCCGCGCGCGCTGATCTGAGCGCGGGCAGCAGACAGACAAGGCAAGCGCCGACCCTTCGCGGGTCGGCGTTTTGCGTTTGCGGCCCACGCATACAGAAACGCGAAACGAAGTGTTTCCAAAAAATTAGAGAATATGGCGAAATTGCGGTCTAAGCTCTGGGGGATTTTCTTCTCGGAGGCAGCAGACCGCTGTTCCGGGTCTTTGTCCTGCCGGGTTCGGCGGCCTTTCTACGGTAAGTCATATGCCCACGCTGTATCTGTTTTCCCTCCTTCTCGGCGCGCTGGCATGGAGTGTCGCGAGCCCCTCTTCCAGCGATGACGACACGCCCGAGCCCGAGGACAGCGAGGAAGATATTTCCCTGCTCCTTGGCTCCGAGGGCGACGACGCGCTGGAGGGCGGCGCTGGGGATGACACCCTTGATGGCAGGAGCGGCAACGACAGTCTCGACGGCGGGCCTGGGAATGACCTGCTGATCGGCGGCGAGGGCAATGACCAGATCGTCGGCACGCAGGGCTCGGACACTGCGCAGGGCGGCGCGGGCACCGACATCCTGCTGTTCCTCGACGATGCGCTCGGTGCGCCCGATGTGCTTGACGGCGACGCCGGGATCGACGTGCTCTGGGGCGACGACGGCGACGTGATGACCGGCGGGGCCAACGCCGATCTCTTCATCGTGCCGGTGGGGCAAGAGGGGGCGGCGCCGGTCACCATCACCGATCTCGACTTCACCCGCTTCACCGAGCAGGACGTGCCGGACCGCGTGGTCTTCGTCACCCCCGAAGGCGAGATCATCCCGCGCGCCTCTTTCTTCGACGGCACGCTTGCGGCGGGCATCGGCGACATGCCCGACCGCAGCGGCGCTGGGATTTTCATGAATGGCGATGTGGTCGCGGTGATCGAGGGCTACACCGCCGAGGAGCTGTTCTACGAGACCGTCTGGATCGGCAACTTCGCCCCGGCGCTCACCGGTTTTTACGACGGCGACGACGCGCTCACCGGCAGTCTTGGGCGCGACGAGCTCTTCGGCGGCGCCGGTGCCGACACGCTGGAGGGTCTCGGCGGCGGCGACTATCTCGATGGTCAGGCGGGCGATGATTTCGTCAGCGGTGTCGATGCCGATGGGGCGGAAACGGTGGGCGATACGCTGGTCGGCAACGCGGGCGACGACACGCTGCGCGGCGATGCGGGCGATCACCTTGCAGGGGCCGCGGGCAATGACAGCTATGAGCTGGTGGTGCCGCAGGGCGATGAGGACTTCACGCCGCTCACGCTGCACACCTATGATCTGCAAGGCAACGATGGAGGGCCGGAATTGATCACGTTGATCCTGCCGGATGGGAGCGCGCTTTCTGCGGGCGAGGCCTATCAGAACCTGACCGTCGCCTCGGCGGAGGATGGCAGCGGCGCGGCGCTGGTCTATGACGGCACGGTGCTGGCGGTGATCGACGGGGTGGATGCGGACAGCCTTGGCGATCCGCGCGGCTGGCTGGGCAATCTCGCGCAGGTGACGCCGCTGGCCGCCGCGCCGCCCGCCTTCGAGGGCACGCATATTTCCGTCACCGCCGCCACCGGCACGGGCGAGACGCTGGATGGCGCTTTCTTCGGCGGCAACCTCGTGTTCAGTGTGAACACCGAGAGCGGCCTGCCTTTGGACAATTTCGGCGCGGCGGCGGATGCGCTCGACATCACCCACCTGCGCTTCCCGGCGGGGCAGGGCGACAGCGGCGATCTCGAAGAGGACGGCGACGGCTTCCTCAACATTCTGCAAATGGAGCGCTCGGACGGCGAATGGGCGCTGCGGCAGGAAGTCACCGACATGCTCGACTGGGCGCGCGAGAATGGCGCGCAGGTGACGCTGGTGCTGCCCACCAAGAACTACAGCGTGGCTGAGTTCGACGCGCTGGACGATGACATCGCGCGCTTTGCGCAGACCGTCATGACCGATTACGGCGATGTGGTCGAAGCCTTCGAGATCGGCAATGAATACTGGAGCATGGGGGAGACCGCCTATGGCTCGAAGGCCGATGTCGCCGCCGTCGCACTGGCGCGCGGCATGGAGGATGCGGGCTTTGGCGAAGAGGATCAGGCCGCCATCATCGTGCAGATGGCCTCGCCGTTCTCCGGCTCGGAATACCATGTCTCGGTCGATGACCGGCCCTATCTGCAGCGCGTGCAGGACGCCAACCGCACCATCATCGACCAGCTTGGCACCGAGGCGCGCGAGGCGATCGACGGGGTGGTCGAGCATTACTACTACGACAAGACGGTCACCGAATTCGAAGGCACCAGCGGCGAGATGAACTTCATCAACCGCGACTATGCCGTCTGGGACGAGGAATTTGACAAGGACCTCGACCTCTACATCACCGAATGGAACGTGCGCACCTCAGACACCACCGAAACCGGACTGCGCTCGGCCTCGGTGCTGGTCGAGATGACTTCGACCATGAACGAGCTGGGGGTGGACGCCGCGCATGTCTGGCCGGTGCAGCACAACACGCCGACCGATCTGGCAGGCAAGCAGCATGAGGATGTGATCACCGATGCCGAGGGGCGGGTGCTCAACACGATCAACGGCGCGACCTTCGATCTGATGAGTTCCAGCCTGCCGGGGCTCGAACTTCTGGACACTGACCTTTCAATCGAGGACGGCAGTTTCACCTTCCACGCATGGCAGTCCGAGGACGGCACCGTGGTCTACGTTGCCTCGCGCGCCACTGACACCATCGAGCTGGAGCTCGACCTCGGGGCGCTGGTGCCGGGCTACACCTCCGCCTCGGCGGTGAAGATCGGCGCGGATTTCTCGGCCAACTCCAGCGACGGCGTGCATTACGTGCCGGGCGAGGGCTTTCAGGAGGCCGACAGCCTCCTCGTCAACGGGCAGCGCTATTACATCAACGAAAACGACGTGCGCGCCGAGCTGACCGATATCGCGGTGAACAGTACGACGGTGCAGGTGACGCTCGACCCGTTCGAGGTGATCGAAATCAGCTTCGACACCTCGGGTGTCGATGTGACCGGGCCCGAGACCGGCGGCAGCGCGGGCGAGCAAATCACCGGCACCGCCGGGGCCGACACGCTGGAGGGGGGCGCCGAGGATGACACGCTTTCGGGGCTTGCGGGCGATGACCGTCTCACCGGCGGCAAGGGCGACGACAGCGCCAATGGCGGCGACGGCGACGACCAGCTGCTCGGCTGGGGCGGCGACGATTATCTCAAGGGCGGGGATGGCGCCGATCTGATCTCGGGCAACCAAGGCAGCGACACGCTGGTGGGCAGTGAAGGCGACGACACGCTGACCGGCAATGAGGACGACGACGAGCTGAACGGCATGGTGGGCAACGACAGCCTCTCGGGCGGGGCCGGGGCGGATACGCTCACCGGCTGGGCCGGGCGCGACATCTTCGTGCTCGAAGAAGGTGATCTGACGGGCGGTGACGTGATCACCGACTTCACTCCGGGCAAGGACGTGATCGAAGTGGACCTGCCGGGCATCAACGCGCTGTCGGATATCGCCTTCAGCGCCAGCGACGCAGGGATCACCGTCCGCTTCGGCAGCCAAGGCAGCCTGCTTCTGCAGGGCGACCTGCGCATTGCCGACGTGAACGCCGCGCGCAATTTCACCTTCGTCTGAGGCGCAGCGAAAAAGGCTGTCCCCGCGGGGACAGCCTTTTTTGTGGGGTGCGCAGGATCAGAACGTGGCGCGCAGGCGGAAGCCGATCTGGGTGTAATCGTCAAAGCTCTCGAAGCTCGGCTGCACGCGCATGATGTTGCCGCCCAAGCGCCAGTTCTCGTTCAGCGCCGCCTCATAGAACGCCTCGACCGCCCATTCGTCCTGCAGGTTCACGCCATAGGCATCCAGCGCCTCACCCAGCTTGTCGGACCAGTCGTAGCGCGACCATGCGAGGCCCCAGCGGTCGCTCTCACGCCCGGCGAAGGGGGCGTTGCCGCCGACGCCGACGAGATAGAGCGCATCGAGCGGGTTGGGGTTGCCATCGCCAAAGCCGACCTGACCGAAGACGCCCCAGCCCTGCATCGGGTTTTGCGGGTTGCTCCAGAGGTACTGCTGGAAGCTGATCCCGGCATAGCTCACGCCCTGCTTGCTGCCGGCGAAACTGTCGTCATCGGGCGACAGCAGCAGCGATTCATAGTCCGTGCCTTTCTTGGTCGAATGCACGAGGTTGAGGTTGTAAAACCCCGGCTGGCCATTGAGCGCCGTCGCGAAGGTCACCGTGCCGTTATAGACCGCGCCATCGTCGAACAGATTGTCCCAGAAATCCTCGCCCTGCGCGTTGTTCGGATCATAGACGAAGAACGAGAAGATCATCGGATCGGTCTTCACCGCCAGCATGCCGCCGAACACATAGGGCGGCAGCACGAAGTTGCCGGGCGCCGCAAGGCCGGTGTACTGGAAGCCGCCCTGTCCCTGCCCGCCGATAAGCGGCGTCTGCTCGGCCAGATCAATGACGTTGAACTTGCCGAAGGTCAGGTTGGTGCTGGGCGAGAACTGCTGCGTCACAGTCAGCGAGAGCGTGGTGTTCTCATTGGCGGTGGCGCGCGGCAGCGCGGCGAAGACGTTGGTCGGCCAGATCACCCCGCCCTCGCCGAAGCCGACGAAATCGTCGCCATCGTTATATTCGAGATGGGCGCTGACCGAGCCGCCGTCCCAGATCTCGCCGTAGGACATCTTGATGTCGGCGCGCCAGCTGTAGCGCCCGTCGTCATCGGCGTCGCCCTCGATGGCCGCATCCGCATAGGTGGTCAGACCAAAGCTGAACTGCGGCCCGCCCTGCTGCGCGGTGGCGGCGAGCGGTAGGGCGGTGGCGGCGAGGCTGGTGGCAATCAGGCAGAAGGGAAGGGACGGGCGCAGGGGCATGGAAATATCCTCTTTCCTGAGGTGACTCTGACTTTGAAAAGCGTCGGCCCGGGATGGATTTCGCGCGCTGCCGAGGCGGAACTCGCAAGAAACATGATCTAGAAATATATGATTTCGCTGAGTTAATTCGCGGTGCGAAATCCCTGTCAAAAGGATTTCACAGCCGCGTGAAAAAAGCAATTCTGTATCTACCCATGCGCGAATGCGGGGCGGAGATGTGGCCTTATTGCCGCTACGTCACCCTTGGTCTTTTCGGCTCGCGAGACCGGGCAAAGGGGTCTGCGGCAGCGGGTGATCTCCCAGTGCGGCCTGCTGTGCGGCGCGGCCCGCAGGTAGCTGCGCCAGTTCGCCAAGGCGCAGCGGGCGAACGGGCGTGCGAAGCCGCAGATGGCCCAGTTCGGACGGCGCGCGTCCGGTCTCATCGGCCATGATCTCGGTCACGCTGGTGGCGCACATGCGGCCCTGACAGGGGCCCATGCCGCAGCGCAGGTAGGTCTTGATCTGGTTCGGTCCCGGTGC encodes the following:
- a CDS encoding CocE/NonD family hydrolase, which produces MATEFIEHVWIPMADGTRLSARLFLPEGARSHAVPAVLEYIPYRKRDGTRGRDEAMHGYFAENGYAAVRVDIRGTGESEGHMADEYLELEQDDACEVIAWIAAQDWCDGNVGMMGKSWSGFNALQVAARRPPALKAIITCYSTDDRFKDDIHFMNGCLLNDNFWWGSIMMGYQARPLDPEVVGESWREDWQKRLETLPFFPAMWAEHQSYDAYWKHGSVQEDYAAIQCPVMVVGAWADSYTNSVPRLLENLSVPTRGIIGPWGHVYPQDGVPGPAIGFLQEAVRWWDQWLKGEDSGVMEEPKLRAYINDPIAPDTSRPDQPGRWVGSDWPLAEPMRAMHLTPGGALIDAPEEGGLLPIRSPQSHGIASGEWMGVGCPGEMPADQRIEDGGALVFETEVLQDDLEILGVPELDLHLASDKPVAQVVVRLGDVAPDGKVTRVSYQVLNLTHRNGHETPEALVPGQFETVKVKLSTCGHRFAAGHKLRISVGTAYWPIIWPAPEAATLTIDTARSLLHLPQRAGGDAHPGFEPPAHGPACPITMIRPAKLERHVTTDYLTGEVTYVTNGEGGLFGEGVLRFDEIGTVLSHSLRRELTIHPEDPTSARYKLHQDYEMGRDGWMTRSLLDGEMTCDAETFFLKATMVVTLNGEEVFAKTWDEAIPRALI
- a CDS encoding calcium-binding protein, translating into MPTLYLFSLLLGALAWSVASPSSSDDDTPEPEDSEEDISLLLGSEGDDALEGGAGDDTLDGRSGNDSLDGGPGNDLLIGGEGNDQIVGTQGSDTAQGGAGTDILLFLDDALGAPDVLDGDAGIDVLWGDDGDVMTGGANADLFIVPVGQEGAAPVTITDLDFTRFTEQDVPDRVVFVTPEGEIIPRASFFDGTLAAGIGDMPDRSGAGIFMNGDVVAVIEGYTAEELFYETVWIGNFAPALTGFYDGDDALTGSLGRDELFGGAGADTLEGLGGGDYLDGQAGDDFVSGVDADGAETVGDTLVGNAGDDTLRGDAGDHLAGAAGNDSYELVVPQGDEDFTPLTLHTYDLQGNDGGPELITLILPDGSALSAGEAYQNLTVASAEDGSGAALVYDGTVLAVIDGVDADSLGDPRGWLGNLAQVTPLAAAPPAFEGTHISVTAATGTGETLDGAFFGGNLVFSVNTESGLPLDNFGAAADALDITHLRFPAGQGDSGDLEEDGDGFLNILQMERSDGEWALRQEVTDMLDWARENGAQVTLVLPTKNYSVAEFDALDDDIARFAQTVMTDYGDVVEAFEIGNEYWSMGETAYGSKADVAAVALARGMEDAGFGEEDQAAIIVQMASPFSGSEYHVSVDDRPYLQRVQDANRTIIDQLGTEAREAIDGVVEHYYYDKTVTEFEGTSGEMNFINRDYAVWDEEFDKDLDLYITEWNVRTSDTTETGLRSASVLVEMTSTMNELGVDAAHVWPVQHNTPTDLAGKQHEDVITDAEGRVLNTINGATFDLMSSSLPGLELLDTDLSIEDGSFTFHAWQSEDGTVVYVASRATDTIELELDLGALVPGYTSASAVKIGADFSANSSDGVHYVPGEGFQEADSLLVNGQRYYINENDVRAELTDIAVNSTTVQVTLDPFEVIEISFDTSGVDVTGPETGGSAGEQITGTAGADTLEGGAEDDTLSGLAGDDRLTGGKGDDSANGGDGDDQLLGWGGDDYLKGGDGADLISGNQGSDTLVGSEGDDTLTGNEDDDELNGMVGNDSLSGGAGADTLTGWAGRDIFVLEEGDLTGGDVITDFTPGKDVIEVDLPGINALSDIAFSASDAGITVRFGSQGSLLLQGDLRIADVNAARNFTFV
- a CDS encoding ABC transporter permease, which codes for MSRLSNIPLTGWIGMALIAANAILFLFGPILAPFGQEEIVGMPFDMPQPGHPLGFDQNGRDMLSRLLYGAQMSIGISLAAVCLSFAIGVPLGILAAIRGGWLDLVLSRVVDTVMSIPVLISALVVLQALGSSLPVLIVTIACLDSTRVFRLARLVAQGINVMEYAEVARLRGEGLGWMIRREILPNALPPLVAEFGMRFCFTFLFVAGLSYLGLGVQPPFADWGGMVRDNQQGILYGLYAPLFPAAAIALVTIGVNLTVDWLLAGHTTVQGDNR
- a CDS encoding ABC transporter ATP-binding protein, with product MSDILRIRDLRVATAEGVELLHGVSLDLEQGEILGLIGESGAGKSTIGLASMGYGRGGCRITGGSIELAGHDLASSTRSEREAVRGARIAYVAQSAAAAFNPAHRLERQIMEGPLRHGLMSAGEARAWMIELFTALGLPEPETFGRRYPHQVSGGQLQRAMVAMAMSCKPDILVLDEPTTALDVTTQIEVLLLLRETIRKYGTSALYITHDLAVIAQVADRLMVLRHGAEVETGTTEQILSAPREEYTQRLVSERQASLNAEAGAHHRTGEEILRVDHVSAAYGKTPVLHDVDLSVKRGETVAIVGESGSGKSTLARLVAGLLPPSAGQVQFDGQALPTSYRKRGPDLLRRIQLIYQLPDVALNPRQTVAETIGRPLQTFRGLKGRAQRDKVARLLDLIGLPAEMAGRLPGALSGGQKQRVCIARALAAEPDLMICDEVTSALDPLVAEDILRLLRKLQDELGMTYLFITHDLSVVRRLADRTVVMQKGRIVEEADTATLFDAPRDSYTRKLLDSVPQLDRGWLDKVLAARAS
- a CDS encoding carbohydrate porin, with product MPLRPSLPFCLIATSLAATALPLAATAQQGGPQFSFGLTTYADAAIEGDADDDGRYSWRADIKMSYGEIWDGGSVSAHLEYNDGDDFVGFGEGGVIWPTNVFAALPRATANENTTLSLTVTQQFSPSTNLTFGKFNVIDLAEQTPLIGGQGQGGFQYTGLAAPGNFVLPPYVFGGMLAVKTDPMIFSFFVYDPNNAQGEDFWDNLFDDGAVYNGTVTFATALNGQPGFYNLNLVHSTKKGTDYESLLLSPDDDSFAGSKQGVSYAGISFQQYLWSNPQNPMQGWGVFGQVGFGDGNPNPLDALYLVGVGGNAPFAGRESDRWGLAWSRYDWSDKLGEALDAYGVNLQDEWAVEAFYEAALNENWRLGGNIMRVQPSFESFDDYTQIGFRLRATF